From a single Pararge aegeria chromosome 16, ilParAegt1.1, whole genome shotgun sequence genomic region:
- the LOC120630313 gene encoding tryptophan--tRNA ligase, mitochondrial has translation MELARKSGFVFCKRRIKSYYGAFTYCSEAAGWERRVVSGLQPTGALHVGNYFGAVRRCVRLQQAGDDLTLFIADLHAHTVPQDPELLRRRSLEAAAFLLASGVDAERGVLFLQSGVPAHARLCWLLACLATQARLAHLPQYRERAAAARDVPLGLLLYPVLQAADVLAYRATHVPVGADQLQHLQLTAQLVRTAHHRFGRLFPTPAPLLPDDGSDRIRSLRDPAKKMSKSDTDPKSRILLSDTDDEIRVKIKKAVTDFTPEVSFEPATRPGVANLVTLHCLAADKLPEEATEEAAGLSTAQYKRVVSDALCGALAPVRERARRLLARPELLRELLRHGAARARARADPVYGEVAARLGLTPATPASALPAALRLR, from the exons atggaATTAGCACGTAAAAGTGGTTTTGTGTTTTGCAAGCGAAGAATTAAAAGCTATTACGGTGCGTTTACATATTGTTCCGAG GCGGCGGGCTGGGAGCGGCGCGTGGTGTCGGGGCTGCAGCCCACGGGCGCGCTGCACGTCGGGAACTACTTCGGCGCCGTGCGGCGCTGCGTGCGCCTGCAGCAGGCCGGCGATGACCTCACGCTGTTTATAGCAGACCTGCACGCGCACACCGTCCCGCAG GATCCTGAGCTGTTGCGCCGGCGCAGCTTGGAGGCGGCGGCCTTCCTGCTGGCCAGCGGCGTGGACGCGGAGCGCGGCGTGCTGTTCCTGCAGTCGGGCGTGCCGGCGCACGCGCGCCTGTGCTGGCTGCTGGCGTGCCTGGCCACGCAGGCGCGCCTGGCGCACCTGCCGCAGTACCGCGagcgcgccgccgccgcgcgcgACGTGCCGCTGGGCCTGCTGCTGTACCCCGTGCTGCAGGCGGCCGACGTGCTGGCCTACCGCGCCACGCACGTGCCCGTGGGCGCCGACCAGCTGCAGCACCTGCAGCTCACGGCGCAGCTCGTGCGCACGGCGCACCACCGCTTCGGCCGCCTGTTCCCCACGCCCGCGCCGCTGCTGCCCG ATGACGGAAGCGATCGCATTCGTAGTTTGCGCGATCCCGCAAAGAAGATGTCGAAGTCAGACACGGATCCCAAATCTAGGATATTGCTGAGCGACACTGACGATGAAATCAGGGTGAAAATAAAGAAAGCTGTGACAGATTTTACACCCGAG GTGAGCTTCGAGCCGGCGACGCGGCCCGGCGTGGCCAACCTCGTGACGCTGCACTGCCTGGCCGCCGACAAGCTGCCCGAGGAGGCCACGGAGGAGGCGGCGGGGCTCAGCACGGCGCAGTACAAGCGCGTGGTGAGCGACGCGCTGTGCGGCGCGCTGGCGCCCGTGCGCGAGCGCGCGCGGCGCCTGCTGGCGCGGCCCGAGCTACTGCGCGAGCTGCTGCGCCACGGAGCCGCGCGCGCGCGCGCCCGCGCGGACCCCGTGTACGGCGAGGTGGCGGCGCGCCTGGGACTCACGCCCGCCACGCCGGCCAGCGCGCTGCCGGCCGCGCTGCGCCTGCGCTAG